The stretch of DNA ATACAATGCTTAAGAGGAATGGTGTAAACCGTGTAATAGACATTGTTGTGCTATCATCTAAATTTTTCCTATCTAAACCATTAATTTCttgtatgtattttttatgtttactcTGATATTTTTATGATCAATTGTATGGTTTCTAACATGGTGTATTTTAACAATTCTCTGATATggataaaatcttattatatttttaaaaaatgtatttaggTTAAagaataacaaaagatattatagtttgaatcttttgatattttttttgacaaaaagttTAAATCATTTGATATTATCTGTTTacgaaatatatatttctaatttattaatttccaaaataaaatattccaaaaacgcaagaatataaaaataaaccatATCAAGAAATACAATTAATCCGTTCATActaataaattcaataatttctAAACTCAACCACATTCAGTTTTTTTCCCAATGTCAATGCACCCACCATCACACAAAGGATATCATTACCtaatctttattaaaaataatattctggTGTTTAtgatgattaaaataaaaagaaatgtgtagttgataatttaaaaatgtatatgcCGATCGATACCTATTATTTCGAATCACaactaacaaaatatttacttaAATTCTACAATTTAACCTAACCtttcaaacatattttttttgtattattcaAGATTTTGTTCATAGAATTTGTGCTCGGCTTTTATCACTGAATGAGGTCTCATGTTTTCacaatttttcttatttggGCCAACTATTTAGCAAATTAATTCCTCTTTTTAATGTATTACTATAgtattaaattcaaatttatacaAACTACCTATTATTGTAACAAGTTAATACATATATCTAATATACAAACTactaatattgttttaaatcatataaaattcgttttaaatcattttatttgcaaatataatagtaaaaaaattattgtaaaatgagcaaacaattttattttaaaaattctaattataaaaaaaaactttgacaTCATGTCTGtcgaaaaaaatataatgagcACGAAACACACATAGTTGagttgaagaagaaaacaattttatttttaaaaataagtagCTAAACTGAACAAACAAATTTGAGTGCCTtcataaatgttaaaaaataaaaatatagccattgtaaaatttttaaaaattgaagatagtacccgcacgggcgtgcgggtccaACACTAGTTTAGATTAAAAATGTGATTCTTGAAAGCTGCATTATTTGGTCTtcctaatatttttatatattaaaagaatgGTCATGAGAGAACCATTTATTTCTTTAAGGCACCATCCTTCACAATATAAAAGCTACCGAGTAAACAATATGAGAAATTGAAATATAGGACATAATCAGGAAATCCTAGGGAGATCTGGCGTTATTGAAGCTCAAAGTGTCAAACTATGGATCCTAATAAGAATCCTTATTCGAAAGGGTACCAGAGACAGAGACCATTTGGTTCAGCCGGCGAAGGTGGCAGCAGCGGCGGTTCCGATATGCCCCATGATATagatgataataataaaaagaagaagcttcTCCACCGCGATATCGAACGCCAGAGAAGACAGGAAATGGCTATACTCTACGCTTCGCTTCGTAGTCACCTACCTCTTCAATACCTTAAGGTTCATATTCTTGGTCActttttctcaaattttattgttttcttaatatcaTTTGTCCTAAAAAGAAACAAGATTTGGTGGGATTTGTTTTCTAGGGCTATGAACATGTATTTTTCTTGATTTATTAGGGGAAGAGAGCTGTTGCGGATCATGTAAATGCAGCGGCTGATTTCATAAAGGACACAGAAACACGGATTAAAGAACTCAGTGCAAGAAGAGACGAGCTAAGCAGAGAAACATGTCAGAGATCAGATCCTGACCTAGCAGGAAGTGGATCCGAGTTAGGCAAACCGGAACCGGCGAGTTTGATTGTGCAACCATGCGTGAATGGTTTCGAAGTGGCAGTGAGCAGCAACTCGTCAGGTCCTGACGCTTTGCCACTTTCAAGAGTGCTCGAGGCACTTCAGGAGTTAGGGCTTCAAGTCATCAATTCTCTCACAACACGAGTAAATGAAAGGCTCATGCACACTATTCAAGTCGAGGTATTGTTACCATATGCCATGCCAACTGCACTTAGTCTAGGGTTTTCACCATATGTGTATATATTCAATACAGGTTAATACTTTCGGATGCTTGGACTTAGCTTGGTTGCAGCAGAAGCTAGTCGAGGAGTTGATCCCTTCGCCGGGGTACTAATAAGTAGTAATAACTAAGAAACATAACATTCTTAGTTTTAAAAGTTTCTTCATCGTACGATCTCTTTTCCAAGTACTCGTTTTTTTGTTATATGTATGTGTGGTTTGAACTTTAACCAAatataaactcatttaaaatttatttctcttttagttttctttttttctctttttagaTTTGGTAATAATATAAGCAAAATGTTctgtaatatatatgtttttaagtCGGGTATAAATCGGTTTTCGGCTTTGACATACTCTCTAGCTAGGATACCAATCAAAACACAAatatatgctatatatataCGTCCGATATGGCATATAGTTTCATGCATTTTACAACATAAGTATAGGTTATATTCTAACTAATTCCATGGTATGCTAAATGCAGAAATATCTAAATTTATCTTGAAACTTCATATTGGGAGCGGGCCTTGAAATTCATTCTTGGATGGAGGCGTAGCTTCGGTTTAAACTGTGTGTGATGTTGTTAAGTTTCAAAAGGACATTAGGGGTATCTAGGTCATAAACTTAACCCTCATTCACTGCCCTCACCGTAAAGACCAAGGGTTTGATGTTTGCAACATTGCATTTTACTCACCATCTAaggtttttgtgtgtttgttttacatttttcttcTACTTACCTCCAAATATCAGCTATCATGTTTCCCtttcattataatattttatatcattccATCGTTATGTTTTCATGCGGATTTTTAGTATGAATATATgggttttatataatatatatcccACGAATCACTAAGTCTTATTGGAAGGAATAATCGGTAAGCGCAGCTTAGTGAAACAAGACCGCCTAGATTTAACCAGAAAGGTATATATAAAGAGACCAACATGTAGTCTACTTATTTGTGCTAATGTTTAATTGTATCGATTCAAAGCAGCATAATGCAAATTATCTTCTATATGAAACAAGGGTAGGTGGGAACCATCTTTTGAGCTCTATTGATCATAATCTGCAAGATTGTTCTCGACCTAACTACTTATTTTTGTTCGTTATTAATCACTTTCGCTATCTTCCATATTTTATGTGatatttaatacatatatagGACTGAAAATTTGAGAAGGAACAACTCTTATTTCTGCGACATAGTGAGTTATCAAATAAGAGAAACCATATATGAATTAGAAATACAAATCATGATCTAGAAATCAAATGTTTGAGCAATTCGAACGTGCCAAACAAAGGATCAAAATGACTATAAGATAGTAATACTCGTTTGAGTATACGTAAGCTGACTATCTTAACACATGTTTACAcacaatcaaataaattaaatgatgACTTCGGTATTACGAAATCTAAATGAATATACACGTGTGTTAGGATACGTGTATATTAATCTCATGACCTCTCATCGAACATTAGTGATATGTATGTTCTAAAACATACCAAACATATAAAGGAGCCCAAGAATCTTGCATGACATTGACATGCAAGCAAAAATGGATGAAACCACTGTAATATTGCTCACTTAGACAAATACTAGGTTTAGTATAAAGAATTTGTTAAACGCTTATGATTGTTCCGAAAAGGAAGAAGCATATTGCCATAAAGAAAAGTCCTAAATTCAATGCATAGAACCAACTTTCTATTTCCAATCTTCATATTAATTTGTTATTCAACGATTTAAAACATTATCATACTTTAATAAACTATAAAAAGATTATCTGATATACAATTACAAAATCTTCCATTCTATTGTAATTCACGATACGACACAAAAGTATACATATCCCCAAGATCTTGGTTTCTTTTGCCTTTTCTTTTCCTATGTATACACACACCCATAagcatattaataaaaatcacatCAGTTCTGATGTTAGAATCACTCATCTAAGAGATACGCATTATGAGTTGTTGAGATTTCCGAAATATTCGTCTGTTATCTTTAATTATATCATTATTGGTgctaaattaatttatatcaaCTTTGAGATGCCGTCCAACAAATTCATGATCATGAAATCAGATTGTGTTCCAATAAAGATTGTCTCATGACgtttaatttaagaaaaactagattttgacccgcgcttttgaagcgcgggatattttacgatgaaaaattttactaataatttaacaaatattttggttatttttaaagagtgtgtatttaaaatatttttgcatttaaatcagtatttttaaattcaacccgattgtgattataccggttaatccggagatctgacaattcaatttatgtttttaaaatattcatattaaaaaatcactaaaacccgagactaaacgattgaactgatggatgaccgatatgtaatctaattggatttaaattgtaatagtttcataatttgtaatcttataatcgaaattttaaagttcactattttgcaatttatgaaattatgacgtttttacaaaattttaaagagaaaatgatagatataaaataactaagattaattattgtattatttggaaacattgatagtagtataaaaaatatattgtttggaaacattgatagtattataaagaaataagtatattgtttggaaacatggatagtagtataaaaaatagaatattagtgatttaatgtatgtttaactataaagtataaaggtgtatttaatttataaacttacaaaataaatattaggtccaagagaatgtttctgttttaataagatagatggggTATATTAAGAATTTATAATACTGAAAGCCGATATTGTTTTCAACCAGTATAACCATACAGCCCATTAACAACAATCGAAAAACACAATTAATTCGATCTTATATCGCTTCAGtataatacaaataaatattaatttaaaaatgtaaacatttaacgtttgaaaaaagaatagaataagaaaccaatcaaattaaaaagaaaatatatattcccAATTGGCTAATTTGATCTACAATTATGTTTGTACACGTACGGATCTAATGGTGAGCCTAATAATTAAGAGCAAGATCCAAGACAGCCTAGCTAAAAGTATAACATCGGTTTTAGCTCTGTACCTTATAAGTGATGACCAAAATTTTGTGTGTGTCCGTGTGGAAGTTAATTTAGCCCCATAATCATTCATCCTGCAGTTAAAAAAATGATTGATACTGATTTGTAGCCAAACGTATCAACATGTTCGTCCATGTACTTCTCCATCAGCAGGTGTCGTTTCCTGAGATTCAGATATGAAACACTTTCGGCTGCCCCAAGcaataattttttcataaaaaattgtgaatacatatatatacagtaaTACAATTATTGTAGTTTAGTGTGAGCGAAtcacaggaaaaaaaaaattttgtcaTCTAGAACTTGtggggaattttttttttaatttatacaattTTCTTAGAAATTAGTATCcatattttgtaattgatttcttgaaaaaaatcatgtttttattttaatctaaaacTTTGCTTACCGTAAAGCTACTAACGAGAttacattt from Raphanus sativus cultivar WK10039 unplaced genomic scaffold, ASM80110v3 Scaffold1578, whole genome shotgun sequence encodes:
- the LOC130504442 gene encoding transcription factor bHLH126-like — protein: MDPNKNPYSKGYQRQRPFGSAGEGGSSGGSDMPHDIDDNNKKKKLLHRDIERQRRQEMAILYASLRSHLPLQYLKGKRAVADHVNAAADFIKDTETRIKELSARRDELSRETCQRSDPDLAGSGSELGKPEPASLIVQPCVNGFEVAVSSNSSGPDALPLSRVLEALQELGLQVINSLTTRVNERLMHTIQVEVNTFGCLDLAWLQQKLVEELIPSPGY